The DNA region CCTTCCAGCAGGAAGGGAATTAAGGGGATGGTATCTCGAATGAATACAGGGCTGGCATCTTAGGCTAACCCTCAGGAGGATTAATAGAATGGTTCTAAGACCAGAACAATTTACTGAAGCCGCCCGGGACGCCCTCGGAGCCTCCCAGGAGCTTATGGTTCGTTACCGCCACAACCAGTGGGACGTGGAGCACGTCCTTCTCGCCCTTCTCCAGCAAGACAAAGGCCTAGCCAGCGACATACTGCGCCAGATGGGCGTGGACGCCGGCTCCCTGAGATCCCAAATGGAACGCGTTCTCGACCAGGCCCCCAAGCTGGCATCCCCGTCCACCCAGATCTACAGCACGCCTCGCCTCGCACGCCTCATGGAAAACGCCAAGGCCGAAGCAGACCGCCTCAAGGACGAGTTTGTCGGCGTTGAGCATCTCCTGGTCGCCGCCGCTATGGAAGACCAGGGTCCCGCCGCCTCCATCCTCAAGGCCCGTGGCATCACCACCGAAAAGCTCTACCAGGCCCTGGCCCAGGTCCGCGGCAGCCACCGCGTCACCGACCCCCGCGCCGAGAGCCGGTATCGTTCCCTCGAAAAGTACAGCGTCGACCTCACCGGGCTCGCCCGTCAGGGCAAGCTGGACCCCGTCGTTGGCCGTGAGGAGGAGATCCGGCGCGTTATGCAGACCCTCACCCGCCGCAAGAAAAACAACCCCGTCATCATCGGCGAGGCCGGCGTCGGCAAGACCGCCATCGCCGAAGGTCTGGCCCAGCGCATCGTTGCCGAGGACGTCCCTGATGCCCTCAAAGGCAGGCGCGTTATGGCCCTGGACATGGGTGCCCTCGTCGCCGGCAGCAAGTTCCGCGGCGAATTCGAGGAGCGCCTCAAGGCTGTCATCGACGAGGTCAAAGTCTCCCAGGGTGAAGTCATTCTCTTCATAGACGAGATTCATACCATGGTCGGCGCCGGCGGCGCCGAAGGCGCCATCGACGCCAGCAACCTCCTCAAACCCGCTCTCGCCCGTGGCGAGCTCCAGTGCATAGGCGCTACCACCCTGGACGAGTACCGGAAGCACATCGAAAAAGATGCCGCCCTGGAGCGCCGCTTCCAGCCCGTGTTCCTGGACGAGCCCTCCGTGGATGACACCATTCAGATCCTCCGCGCCCTGCGGCCTAAATACGAAGCCCATCACAAGGTCAAAATCGACGACTCCGCCCTGGAGGCCGCCGCCCGCCTCAGTCAGCGTTACATCACCGAGCGTCATCTCCCCGACAAGGCCATTGACCTCCTGGACGAGGCCGCCGCCAAGCTGCGCCTGGACGCCGAAAGCCTTCCCTCCCATCTCCAGGAAAAGGAGCGCAGCCTTCAGGACCTCCGGAACCAGGAAGAGGCCGCCTCCCAGCGCGGCGATTATGAGTCCTCCGCTAAGTACCGCACCGAGCGTGTCCGCCTGGAAGGGACTTTTAATAAGGAGCGCGAGGCCTGGTTCAAGGACAAGAAGACAGACATGGTCGTGGACGCTCAGGACATCGCCCGGCTAATCCATAGCTGGACCGGCATTCAGGTCGCCCAGTTGCTGGAGACCGAGAAGGATAAGCTGCTTAACATGGAAGAGCGCCTTCACGCCCGCATCGTCGGCCAGGAAGACGCCGTCCGCGCCATCTCTGAAGCTATCCGACGCGCCCGCTCCGGCCTCAAAGACCCCAAGCGGCCTATCGGCAGCTTCATCTTCCTCGGCCCCACCGGCGTCGGCAAGACCGAATTGGCCCGCGCCCTCGCCCAGTACCTCTTCGACGACGACGAAGCTATGGTGCGCCTCGACATGTCCGAGTACATGGAGAAGCATACCGTCTCCCGCCTCATCGGCGCGCCTCCCGGCTACGTCGGCTACGACGAGGGCGGCCAGCTTACCGAGACTGTCCGCCGCCGCCCCTTCCGCGTCATCCTTTTCGACGAAATCGAAAAGGCCCACCCGGACGTCTTCAACATCCTGCTGCAGATTCTTGAGGATGGCCGCCTCACCGACGGTCAGGGCAGGACAGTAGACTTTCGCAACACTGTCATTATCATGACCAGCAACCTCGGCACCCAGGCCATCGCCCACCAGCCCGTCGGCTTCAAGCTGGACGGCAGGGCCCGCTCCATCATGGACGAAGAGCGCCTCCGCGCCTCCATCCGGGACGCCCTCCAACGGCAGTTCCGCCCTGAGTTCCTCAACCGTATAGATGAGATCATCATCTTCAACCCCCTCACCCAGGAGCAGATCAAACAAATCGTTAAGCTCCTGGCTAAAGAGGTTCAGGAGCGGCTGTCCGAGCAGAAGATCACCTTCGAGCTGACCAGCGCCGCCGAAGACTGGCTCGTCAAAGAAGGCTACGACCCCGTCTACGGCGCCCGCCCCCTGCGCCGTGCCCTCCAGCGCCACGTGGAAAACCCCCTGGCCCGCCAGCTCCTCGCCGGCGAGATCTCGGAAGGCAACCACGTCGTCGTCGACGTCAAGGACGGCAACCTCACCTTCACCAAAGCCGCCGCTCCCGTCCCTGCTTCCGCCGCCAGTTAGCCTCCCACAAGGCATACCTAGTAAAGGGCTCGGCCCAGGCCGAGCCCTTTACTTTCTCTTCCTCTTCCAGCAGACATGTGATGCTCATTAAAGGAAGTTCCAAGCCTTCTTTTTCTTCTATGATGGCCTTGTTTATAGGAAGCTAGGAGCCTTTTGCACAGGCGGGGATAGGAGTCTCCTCAGGTCCTCCCCCTTCGGTCCGGAAGAGCCTGTCCCGAGTATCCCCCGAGGGACTAAGGGTGATGAGGGTACCCCGCTTATGACCGGGACTGTATTATCAATCACACACCAACGTGAAGGGGCCAGGGGATGGTATACCATACTGCGTCAAACCTAACCTCTATCAAGTACAAGCCGTCATGATTCCGTTACCCTGAACACTCTGGTTGCCAGGATTGTACCTGTGCTATCCTTAAAATACGCAAACACTCCACAAACTTCCTTTGCCTGGTGTCTAACACCTCCCTTTCCCAAATATCGCCCCCGCGCCTCCCTCAGAGCGCGACGCCAAGGCCGGAAGCATAGTGGAGGGACGGCTGTACATTGATAGTCCGCACAATTAACGTCATCGCCTTCGCACTCCTGGGCTGGCGTATTGGCCTGCTCACGCCCTGGGTTTCCGACAGCGTTGACGGCTACCTCCCCTGGGGCCTCACCTTCACCCTCGGCGGCGGCGCCCTCGGCGGTCTCTTCGGCCCCTTCCTCACATTGCTCCTCCTCCGCAAGGCCCTGGAAGAGACCGGCAAGATACCCTCTTCCGCCATCATATCAGGCGCTGTTGGCCTCATCGCCGGCCTCGCCATCGCCGCTCTGGCCTCTATTCCCCTCTTCCAAATCGATGGCTGGCTTAGCTGGGTCCTCCCCCTCTCTCTCAGCGGCGTCCTCGGCGCCATAGGCCTTGCCCTGGGCCTCCAGCGCGAGCGTGAGTTTCGAGGCCTCGCCCCCGCCCCCAGTACTAAAGCCGGGGCTCCTCCTCTTTCCAGCAGGGCCAACGGACGGATCCTCGTCGACACCAGCGCCATCATCGACGGCCGCGTCGCCGATGTCACCAAGACCGGCTTCATCCGCGGCACTCTCGTCATCCCTAGATTTGTCCTCGATGAGCTTCGCCACATCGCCGACTCCAACGACCCTCTCCGCCGCACCCGAGGCCGCCGCGGCCTGGAAGTCCTCTCCCGTCTCAGTCGCGAGGGCGAGCTTCCCATCCAGGTCCTCGAGACCAAAGACATTAATGGCGCTGAGGTGGATTCCGAGCTTGTACACCTCGCCAAAAAGCTCAAAGCCCACATCCTCACCACAGATTTCAACCTGAACCGTGTCGCCGAGCTCCAGGGCATAAGCGTCCTCAACGTCAATGAACTCGCCAACGCCCTCAAACCCGTGGTCCTCCCCGGCGAGGAGCTGAGCATCAACATCGTTCAAGAAGGAAAAGAGCCCGGCCAGGGCGTCGCATTCCTGGACGACGGCACCATGGTAGTCGTTGAAGGCGGGCGTCGCTTTATCAATACCGTCCAGCAGGTGGCCGTCACCCGCGTCCTTCAGACCGCCGCCGGCCGCATCATCTTCGCCCAACCCCGCAGCGGATATTAGTGTCACGTCATTTCGAGCGTAGTCGAGAAATCTCAACGTGCCGAACGCCACTATTACACCTCATTTCAGTTGCCAGTACCCCTTAAATTCATGTAGGGGCGATATCGCTCCACCATCGCGATTCTTCATACAATGTGGAGGCTCAATTTATCGGCCCTCGCCCTTCCACCTATTTGCGTCCATTAAGCCCGTGTGTTAGGAGGCTCCTGCTAAATGGACGCATCTCCCGCCCCCTCACGCAGCGTCGCCGCAGTCATCGTCGCCGCGGGCGAAAGTCGCCGCATGGCTGGCATAGACAAAATCTTCTCCTCCCTCAACGGCAAGCCCCTTATCGCTCATTCCCTGGAGGTCTTCTCCGCCTTTCCCGCCGTCGACCAAATAGTCCTGGTTCTCTCTCCTCAACGCCTCGCGGAAGCTGAAAAACTCCTCTTTCGTAACCAATATTCAAAACTCAAGGCCCTCTGCCCCGGCGGCGCACGGCGCCAGGACTCCGTCCTCGCCGGCCTCCAGCGCCTCGCCCCCTGCCAGTGGGTCATGGTCCACGACGGCGCCCGCCCCAACATAGACACCGCCCTCCTCCAGCGCGGCCTTGACGCCGCCGCCGAAACCGGTGCTGCCATCGCCGCCGTCTCCGCCAAGGACACCATCAAGCTGGTCGAAAAGGACGGGCTAGTCAAAGAAACGCCTCCACGAGAAAAACTCTATCAGGTGCAGACCCCCCAGGTTTTTCGCTATCCTCTCATCATGCAAGCCCACCAGCAATGCAAAAACGACTTCACTGACGACGGCGCCATGGTCGAAGCCCTAGGCCACCCCGTAAAAGTCTTCATGGG from SAR202 cluster bacterium includes:
- a CDS encoding AAA family ATPase encodes the protein MVLRPEQFTEAARDALGASQELMVRYRHNQWDVEHVLLALLQQDKGLASDILRQMGVDAGSLRSQMERVLDQAPKLASPSTQIYSTPRLARLMENAKAEADRLKDEFVGVEHLLVAAAMEDQGPAASILKARGITTEKLYQALAQVRGSHRVTDPRAESRYRSLEKYSVDLTGLARQGKLDPVVGREEEIRRVMQTLTRRKKNNPVIIGEAGVGKTAIAEGLAQRIVAEDVPDALKGRRVMALDMGALVAGSKFRGEFEERLKAVIDEVKVSQGEVILFIDEIHTMVGAGGAEGAIDASNLLKPALARGELQCIGATTLDEYRKHIEKDAALERRFQPVFLDEPSVDDTIQILRALRPKYEAHHKVKIDDSALEAAARLSQRYITERHLPDKAIDLLDEAAAKLRLDAESLPSHLQEKERSLQDLRNQEEAASQRGDYESSAKYRTERVRLEGTFNKEREAWFKDKKTDMVVDAQDIARLIHSWTGIQVAQLLETEKDKLLNMEERLHARIVGQEDAVRAISEAIRRARSGLKDPKRPIGSFIFLGPTGVGKTELARALAQYLFDDDEAMVRLDMSEYMEKHTVSRLIGAPPGYVGYDEGGQLTETVRRRPFRVILFDEIEKAHPDVFNILLQILEDGRLTDGQGRTVDFRNTVIIMTSNLGTQAIAHQPVGFKLDGRARSIMDEERLRASIRDALQRQFRPEFLNRIDEIIIFNPLTQEQIKQIVKLLAKEVQERLSEQKITFELTSAAEDWLVKEGYDPVYGARPLRRALQRHVENPLARQLLAGEISEGNHVVVDVKDGNLTFTKAAAPVPASAAS
- a CDS encoding PIN domain nuclease; translation: MIVRTINVIAFALLGWRIGLLTPWVSDSVDGYLPWGLTFTLGGGALGGLFGPFLTLLLLRKALEETGKIPSSAIISGAVGLIAGLAIAALASIPLFQIDGWLSWVLPLSLSGVLGAIGLALGLQREREFRGLAPAPSTKAGAPPLSSRANGRILVDTSAIIDGRVADVTKTGFIRGTLVIPRFVLDELRHIADSNDPLRRTRGRRGLEVLSRLSREGELPIQVLETKDINGAEVDSELVHLAKKLKAHILTTDFNLNRVAELQGISVLNVNELANALKPVVLPGEELSINIVQEGKEPGQGVAFLDDGTMVVVEGGRRFINTVQQVAVTRVLQTAAGRIIFAQPRSGY
- the ispD gene encoding 2-C-methyl-D-erythritol 4-phosphate cytidylyltransferase — translated: MDASPAPSRSVAAVIVAAGESRRMAGIDKIFSSLNGKPLIAHSLEVFSAFPAVDQIVLVLSPQRLAEAEKLLFRNQYSKLKALCPGGARRQDSVLAGLQRLAPCQWVMVHDGARPNIDTALLQRGLDAAAETGAAIAAVSAKDTIKLVEKDGLVKETPPREKLYQVQTPQVFRYPLIMQAHQQCKNDFTDDGAMVEALGHPVKVFMGSYANLKVTTPEDLLILEALMRKSRSKGS